The following proteins are co-located in the Triticum aestivum cultivar Chinese Spring chromosome 1A, IWGSC CS RefSeq v2.1, whole genome shotgun sequence genome:
- the LOC123047102 gene encoding reactive oxygen species modulator 1 has product MARRDSCLARIGAGVAIGGAVGGAVGAVYGTYAAIRLRVPGLLKIRHIGQATVGSAAVFGLFLGAGSLIHCGKNY; this is encoded by the exons ATGGCGAGGAGGGATAGCTGCTTGGCGCGCATCGGCGCCGGAGTCGCCATCGGCGGCGCGGTCGGCGGAGCCGTCG GTGCTGTGTATGGGACTTATGCCGCTATCAGATTGAGG GTCCCTGGGCTGCTGAAGATCAGACACATCGGACAGGCCACTGTTGGCAGCGCTGCGGTATTCGGGCTTTTCCTGGGAGCTGGGAGCTTGATACACTGTGGGAAAAATTACTAG
- the LOC123047092 gene encoding UPF0415 protein C7orf25 homolog has product MAEPPAAACPTELELARARCRALHDRLAASPSLPRHPALRSLLRLVAAELRFLASSSHPDPARPLSSNLPHLAALHLLLTHPAVRSPSRLSPLPGVDFACAFRSRPAWVLLSARNPSGFQWVPRKGLSSRVAAVLDAARSAPPATRPEKLLLAFARGVGADIVFGLADEFRAVEVDLLAEFVGEAEDDKEEDGWVSVSFHPNEEIRRFRAFEIEVVDGGGEVLLPPPLREVEEGSGDQLEGCLFADFLGKMRMNSMEMVNLDTTALIAIVSGISNGGVGKLMGAPEAETRARFKCNYKFVMDQAQSELQSPIFVELGKAVDGKKCIICEAVNSEFNEIVSMCGGPEEKTRASQLLKQLIIVPDSPSARMMDLPTTRKLAMKNKVVFGTGDRWRAPTLTANMGFVRAVSQSGMPLLTIEHRPRALIGL; this is encoded by the exons ATGGCCgagcctcccgccgccgcctgccccaCCGAGCTGGAGCTCGCGCGGGCGCGGTGCCGCGCGCTGCACGATCGCCTCGCCGCGTCGCCCTCCCTGCCGCGCCACCCCGCTCTGCGctccctcctccgcctcgtcgcggccGAGCTGCGGTTCCTTGCCTCGAGTAGCCACCCCGACCCCGCCAGGCCGCTCTCCTCCAACCTGCCCCACCTCGCggcgctccacctcctcctcaccCACCCCGCCGTGCGCTCGCCGTCCCGCCTCTCGCCCCTCCCGGGCGTGGACTTCGCCTGCGCCTTCCGCTCCCGACCCGCGTGGGTGCTCCTCTCCGCGCGCAACCCTTCGGGTTTCCAGTGGGTCCCGCGCAAGGGCCTCAGCTCCCGCGTCGCGGCCGTGCTGGATGCCGCGCGCTCCGCTCCGCCGGCAACCCGCCCCGAGAAGCTGCTACTCGCCTTCGCCCGTGGCGTCGGCGCGGACATCGTGTTCGGGCTCGCCGATGAGTTCAGGGCCGTGGAGGTCGACTTGCTAGCGGAATTCGTTGGCGAGGCCGAGGACGACAAGGAGGAAGACGGCTGGGTTAGCGTCAGCTTCCACCCCAATGAGGAGATAAGGCGCTTTAGGGCGTTCGAGATTGAAGTGGTGGATGGTGGTGGTGAAGTATTGTTACCGCCACCGCTCCGGGAGGTGGAGGAGGGGAGCGGTGACCAATTGGAGGGTTGTTTgtttgctgacttcttggggaagATGAGGATGAACTCCATGGAGATGGTGAATCTAGACACAACGGCTCTTATTGCGATAGTATCAGGTATCAGCAATGGCGGGGTGGGGAAGCTGATGGGTGCACCGGAGGCGGAGACCAGGGCCAGGTTCAAGTGCAACTACAAGTTCGTCATGGATCAG GCGCAATCCGAGCTCCAGTCTCCAATATTTGTTGAGCTGGGGAAAGCAGTGGACGGAAAGAAGTGTATCATATGTGAAGCGGTTAACTCAGAGTTCAACGAAATTGTTTCAATGTGTGGTGGGCCAGAGGAGAAAACCAGAGCAAGTCAATTACTGAAACAACTTAT AATTGTGCCAGACAGTCCTTCAGCACGTATGATGGATCTTCCAACAACAAGGAAGCTTGCCATGAAGAACAAGGTTGTTTTTGGTACAGGTGACCGCTGGCGTGCTCCCACTTTGACTGCTAACATGGGGTTCGTACGAGCTGTTTCACAGTCTGGTATGCCTTTGTTGACCATTGAGCACAGACCTCGTGCCCTGATCGGCTTGTGA
- the LOC123047077 gene encoding CDT1-like protein a, chloroplastic: MVEGKSVQVDVEKGLNQMPNDSNSTSPATMQKMKPDMDDSGRRTESPTPEKPESGREEIVVSSLATNLLSERYKDRLAEKLLGNEDETDDEDDNEFALPDGSQSPVSNELLEKHKNLLTLFNRMESSIRLLRLRKKMTTFTNIATQVEVLTKRKFLYSHLAQMKHLFPEAIQINRILLHDQKSLCMYADMEITLLKDAVECSNPQESPAIAICEAFRSKLLCFLGSHHKDIDVPEATLPEPFNLREGLYLDALHNGHSAEGVLEFSLENGFSNASHFPQSFQKLMSQKSITKVTEKTRLLSDPVEVTSLGADDTGGPDRSSNKHVSVPVSTNISDTPSRRLISFCENSTPKQGISNSPSMAETPAMQTPKRPLPTLVAKHETSSRPGSEPRSTNSARRSLIMFSPSKFDESPSDHGPDTSKLDKDGVTSKLDKDGVTSITEPEVTTGKCLFPEEAFTFTVENDNKTNQVSSMNSQEKLDSLRVTFDIVCGISGSTKNSLITKQELFHNILANNLEIEETGEIEEQLHILEDLSPDWISKELRGGEILYSIKQIPDQKSVRERLTEVI, encoded by the exons ATGGTCGAGGGGAAAAGTGTTCAAGTTGACGTCGAGAAAGGACTTAATCAAATGCCTAATGATAGCAATTCAACTAGCCCTGCAACTATGCAGAAGATGAAACCTGATATGGATGATTCTGGGAGAAGAACTGAATCACCAACTCCAGAGAAGCCTGAGTCTGGAAGGGAGGAGATTGTTGTCAGCTCATTGGCAACTAATTTACTTTCAGAGAGGTACAAGGACAGATTAGCTGAGAAGCTGTTGGGAAATGAGGATGAAACAGACGATGAAGATGATAATGAATTTGCTTTGCCTGATGGCAGCCAATCTCCAGTTTCAAATGAACTTCTTGAGAA ACACAAGAATTTGCTTACTCTTTTCAACCGGATGGAGAGTTCTATAAGGTTGCTGCGCCTGAGGAAGAAGATGACTACATTTACCAACATTGCAACCCAGGTGGAAGTACTCACTAAGAG AAAGTTCTTGTACTCTCATTTGGCCCAGATGAAGCATTTATTCCCAGAAGCAATCCAGATAAATAGGATACTCTTGCATGATCAGAAAAGCCTATGCATGTATGCTGACATGGAAATTACACTTCTGAAGGACGCTGTGGAATGTAGTAATCCTCAAGAGTCTCCAGCCATTGCAATTTGTGAGGCTTTTCGCTCAAAGCTTTTATGCTTCTTGGGATCTCATCATAAG GATATCGATGTTCCTGAGGCCACACTACCAGAACCCTTTAATTTAAGGGAGGGGCTATATCTTGATGCACTGCATAATGGCCATTCTGCTGAAGGAGTTCTTGAATTTTCCTTGGAAAATGGATTTTCAAATGCTTCTCACTTCCCacaatcttttcaaaaacttaTGTCCCAGAAGAGTATTACTAAAGTTACTGAAAAGACTCGACTACTTTCTGATCCAGTAGAAGTGACCTCCCTGGGTGCTGATGATACCGGAGGTCCAGATAGAAGCTCTAACAAGCATGTCTCGGTTCCAGTCAGTACCAATATTTCTGATACTCCAAGCCGCCGTTTGATCTCTTTCTGTGAAAACAGTACACCAAAGCAAGGCATCTCAAATTCACCATCGATGGCTGAAACACCGGCAATGCAGACACCAAAAAGGCCATTGCCCACTCTAGTTGCGAAACATGAAACCTCAAGTAGACCTGGCTCTGAACCACGATCTACCAATTCAGCCCGCAGATCACTAATAATGTTCTCACCATCAAAGTTTGATGAAAGCCCTTCTGATCATGGTCCTGACACTTCAAAACTTGACAAGGATGGGGTGACTTCAAAACTTGACAAGGATGGGGTGACTTCTATCACAGAACCTGAGGTTACAACTGGAAAATGCCTTTTCCCAGAAGAAGCATTTACTTTTACCGTG GAAAATGATAACAAAACCAATCAAGTATCCTCAATGAATTCCCAGGAAAAGCTAGATTCTTTACGTGTCACATTCGACATAGTCTGTGGTATCTCTGGATCAACCAAGAATTCACTAATCACTAAACAGGAACTCTTTCACAATATTCTTGCTAATAACTTGGAGATAGAAGAGACAG GAGAGATAGAAGAACAGTTGCATATCTTAGAAGATCTCTCTCCTGATTGGATATCAAAGGAGCTACGTGGTGGAGAAATTCTTTACAG CATTAAGCAAATACCAGATCAGAAGTCAGTTCGGGAAAGACTCACAGAAGTCATTTGA